A stretch of Acidovorax sp. RAC01 DNA encodes these proteins:
- a CDS encoding LysR family transcriptional regulator, with translation MDWDNLRYFLELARGGTLAAAARRLAVEHTTVSRRIQALEKQMGAALFARDAGGHRLTEAGRQLLPAVEAMETAVLGAERTAPASHEGPSGLVRVGATEGFGTLILAPQLAQLTRRHPHLSVDLLALPRMVNLSRREADIVISLERPTRGSVIVSKLSDYTLYLYGQREYLARKPLVATPEDLRHHDFVSYVDDLLFTKELQFLDALHRPERFAFRSTSITAQYEAVRAGAGLAVLPAFLADRDPVLARVLPQQGRFTRTFWMSMPSEAKHFARMQVTWAFLREAVAAQHGLLLPGAVR, from the coding sequence ATGGACTGGGACAACCTGCGCTACTTTCTGGAACTGGCCCGGGGCGGCACCTTGGCAGCCGCCGCGCGCAGGCTGGCGGTGGAGCACACCACCGTGTCGCGCCGCATCCAGGCGCTGGAAAAGCAGATGGGCGCGGCCCTGTTTGCGCGCGATGCGGGCGGGCACCGCCTGACCGAAGCGGGGCGCCAGCTGCTGCCTGCGGTGGAGGCGATGGAAACCGCCGTGCTGGGCGCCGAGCGCACGGCACCGGCATCGCACGAGGGGCCCTCAGGCCTGGTGCGCGTGGGCGCCACCGAGGGCTTTGGCACGCTGATCCTGGCGCCGCAGCTGGCGCAGCTCACGCGCCGGCACCCGCACCTGTCGGTGGACCTGCTGGCCCTGCCGCGCATGGTGAACCTGTCGCGTCGCGAGGCCGACATCGTGATATCTCTGGAGCGGCCCACGCGCGGCTCGGTCATCGTGAGCAAGCTGTCGGATTACACGCTCTACCTGTACGGCCAGCGCGAATACCTGGCGCGCAAGCCGCTGGTGGCCACGCCCGAAGACCTGCGCCACCATGATTTCGTGAGCTACGTGGACGACCTGCTGTTCACCAAGGAACTGCAGTTTCTCGATGCCCTGCACCGGCCCGAGCGCTTTGCGTTTCGCAGCACCAGCATCACCGCGCAGTACGAGGCCGTGCGCGCGGGCGCCGGGCTGGCGGTGCTGCCCGCATTTTTGGCCGACCGCGACCCGGTGCTGGCGCGCGTGCTGCCGCAGCAGGGGCGGTTTACGCGCACCTTCTGGATGAGCATGCCGTCAGAAGCCAAGCACTTTGCGCGCATGCAGGTGACCTGGGCGTTCTTGCGCGAGGCGGTGGCGGCGCAGCACGGGCTGCTGCTGCCAGGTGCGGTGCGATAG
- a CDS encoding sensor histidine kinase has product MKPSLEPFSDLRQFQIRLMSGFLLCTVGIGFILFIAGLVGLIPTPPSWNATLLGGNALMTALWWALRRFPGSYVPIAIFQMVNALILCTYALWQPLGHELRIIWYTVGVGTAYLLLGRTAGVIYTAASLAVVVLSNHTQPIPYSSHAVIVFCLAVTLSSAGFYLLVGHGYQLYRRLSDREQMFTLLTHNAEEVIWRINPDMTVAYVSPADERARGFAAGEVMGRPISEVLAPEGIAALDEALRNQKSLVTLPMRCKNGGVRWFEMSGRVYHDALGQRAGYHSIGRDVTERRGLEQALQAERNLLEARVKERTAALSVAKEAAEAALRTKSVFLSNIGHELRTPMTLILGTTELAHSRTRDERVKPMLQGVMDAARGLMRLLNDLIDLAVLESRQVAFKFSTFSMPELAASAVALIEPLAREKGLSVALATGADADPALQVGDPERIQQVLVNLLDNAVKFSPAGHIQLHAEMSQDSGPTQVWTLKVIDQGIGIAPADQERIFTLFEQVDGASTRAFEGAGLGLALCKRLVEGMGGSLGVHSEPGRGSCFWVKLPLAKAG; this is encoded by the coding sequence ATGAAACCTTCCCTGGAGCCTTTCAGCGACCTGCGCCAATTCCAGATTCGCCTGATGAGCGGGTTCTTGCTGTGCACCGTGGGGATTGGATTCATTCTTTTTATCGCGGGGCTCGTCGGGCTGATTCCCACACCGCCATCGTGGAACGCAACGCTGCTGGGCGGCAACGCCTTGATGACTGCGTTGTGGTGGGCCCTGCGCCGGTTCCCTGGCAGCTACGTGCCCATTGCCATCTTCCAGATGGTCAACGCCCTGATCCTGTGCACGTACGCCCTGTGGCAGCCCCTGGGGCACGAGCTGCGCATCATCTGGTACACGGTGGGTGTGGGTACGGCTTATCTGCTGCTCGGGCGCACAGCCGGCGTGATCTACACGGCAGCCTCGCTTGCGGTGGTGGTGTTGAGCAACCACACCCAGCCCATCCCGTATTCAAGCCACGCAGTCATCGTGTTCTGCCTGGCGGTGACGCTCAGCAGTGCGGGCTTTTACCTGCTGGTGGGCCATGGTTACCAGCTTTATCGCCGACTGTCCGACCGCGAGCAGATGTTCACGCTGCTGACGCACAACGCGGAAGAGGTGATCTGGCGCATCAACCCCGATATGACCGTGGCATACGTCAGCCCGGCCGATGAGCGGGCCCGCGGATTTGCGGCGGGCGAGGTGATGGGACGGCCGATCTCGGAGGTGCTGGCGCCGGAGGGCATTGCAGCGCTTGACGAAGCACTACGCAATCAAAAGAGCTTGGTGACGCTGCCCATGCGCTGCAAGAACGGTGGTGTGCGCTGGTTTGAGATGTCGGGCCGGGTGTACCACGATGCGCTGGGCCAGCGGGCGGGCTACCACAGCATTGGCCGCGACGTGACCGAGCGACGCGGGCTTGAGCAGGCCCTGCAGGCCGAGCGCAACCTTCTGGAAGCGCGTGTGAAAGAGCGCACCGCCGCCCTGTCGGTGGCCAAGGAAGCCGCCGAGGCAGCGCTGCGCACCAAAAGTGTCTTTCTGTCCAACATCGGCCACGAACTGCGCACACCCATGACGCTGATCCTGGGCACCACCGAACTGGCGCACAGCCGCACGCGGGACGAACGGGTCAAGCCCATGCTGCAAGGCGTGATGGACGCCGCCAGGGGCCTCATGCGCCTGCTCAACGACCTCATCGACCTGGCCGTGCTGGAGTCGCGCCAGGTAGCCTTCAAGTTCTCGACCTTCTCCATGCCCGAACTGGCCGCCAGCGCCGTGGCGCTGATCGAGCCCCTGGCCCGCGAGAAAGGCCTGAGCGTGGCGCTGGCAACCGGCGCGGATGCCGACCCGGCACTGCAGGTGGGCGACCCCGAGCGCATCCAGCAGGTGCTGGTGAACCTGCTCGACAACGCGGTCAAGTTCAGCCCCGCAGGCCACATCCAGCTGCACGCCGAGATGTCGCAGGACTCGGGCCCGACGCAGGTATGGACGCTGAAAGTGATCGACCAGGGCATCGGCATTGCACCGGCGGACCAGGAGCGCATCTTCACGCTGTTCGAGCAGGTCGATGGGGCTTCCACACGCGCGTTTGAAGGCGCGGGGCTGGGCCTGGCGCTGTGCAAGCGGCTGGTCGAAGGCATGGGCGGCAGCCTGGGGGTGCACAGCGAGCCCGGCCGGGGCAGCTGCTTCTGGGTGAAGCTGCCGCTGGCCAAGGCCGGCTGA
- a CDS encoding DUF3309 family protein — MSLSLILLIVLILILIGALPTWGHSRSWGYGPSGGIGLVVLILVVLLLMGRI, encoded by the coding sequence ATGTCGCTCTCGCTGATTCTCCTGATCGTACTGATCCTCATCCTGATCGGCGCACTGCCTACCTGGGGCCACAGCCGGTCGTGGGGCTACGGGCCCAGTGGCGGGATCGGCCTGGTCGTGCTCATCCTGGTGGTGCTGCTGCTCATGGGCAGGATATAG
- a CDS encoding AAA family ATPase, producing MAPRKAGLAGPPDGSAPPQAAPLWFHLLAGPNGAGKSTLYRALVREGILGPPLEFVNADLHEASHLQHIADRQARSEAARQWADARRAELLASRTPFASETVFSHPSKLGLIEDAQRLGYTVALHIVALDDPTRLPARVAQRVREGGHPVPAERILARYPRTLQNLAQAVRIADVSYLYDGQDIDRGGPQLVAVRTPAGTTLLQDPPPDWAARMLAG from the coding sequence ATGGCGCCACGCAAGGCCGGCCTGGCCGGGCCGCCCGACGGCTCCGCGCCGCCCCAGGCCGCACCCCTGTGGTTTCACCTGCTGGCGGGCCCCAACGGTGCCGGCAAATCCACGCTGTACCGCGCCCTGGTGCGCGAAGGCATCCTGGGCCCGCCGCTCGAATTTGTGAATGCCGACCTCCACGAGGCCAGCCACCTGCAGCACATCGCCGACCGCCAGGCCCGGTCCGAAGCCGCCCGGCAATGGGCCGACGCCCGCCGGGCCGAGCTGCTGGCCAGCCGCACCCCGTTTGCCAGCGAAACCGTGTTTTCGCACCCCTCCAAGCTGGGCCTGATCGAAGACGCGCAGCGCCTGGGCTACACCGTGGCGCTGCACATCGTCGCGCTGGATGACCCCACCCGCCTGCCCGCCCGTGTGGCCCAGCGCGTGCGCGAGGGCGGCCACCCCGTACCGGCCGAACGCATCCTGGCGCGCTACCCGCGCACGCTGCAGAACCTGGCCCAGGCAGTGCGCATTGCCGACGTTTCCTACCTGTACGACGGCCAGGACATCGACCGCGGTGGCCCGCAGCTGGTCGCCGTGCGCACACCGGCGGGCACCACGCTGCTACAAGACCCGCCGCCAGACTGGGCTGCGCGCATGCTGGCCGGGTAG
- a CDS encoding TA system antitoxin ParD family protein, translating to MATTAFASVKLPSALVEQARQAAQPMRRSVASQIEYWATLGQIVEHTGLSVPEARLAIEQYETAAAQRQQATAPTSVDALTARLLTAQARGTLAQRVRGVVLENQAKASA from the coding sequence ATGGCCACCACTGCTTTCGCCTCCGTCAAACTCCCCAGCGCCCTGGTCGAACAGGCGCGCCAGGCGGCGCAGCCCATGCGCCGCTCGGTCGCCAGCCAGATCGAGTACTGGGCCACGCTGGGCCAGATCGTCGAGCACACCGGCCTGAGCGTGCCCGAGGCGCGCCTGGCCATCGAGCAGTACGAAACCGCCGCGGCCCAGCGCCAGCAGGCCACCGCGCCCACCTCGGTCGATGCCCTGACCGCCCGTCTGCTGACCGCCCAGGCCCGCGGCACCCTGGCCCAGCGCGTGCGCGGCGTGGTGCTGGAAAACCAGGCCAAAGCCAGCGCCTGA
- a CDS encoding helix-turn-helix domain-containing protein — translation MIPAPAIQLDLPIPTGEQLKAARVAAGLSQAQAAELMGYPLQTGSRGGVQSRTWQALESSSDERNMQGPAFALFLLLTGQHPDYCLTPRHAQAPAPASAG, via the coding sequence ATGATCCCTGCCCCCGCCATCCAGCTTGACCTGCCCATCCCCACCGGCGAACAGCTCAAGGCGGCCCGCGTGGCCGCCGGCCTGAGCCAGGCCCAGGCGGCCGAGCTGATGGGCTACCCGCTGCAGACCGGCAGCCGTGGTGGGGTTCAATCGCGTACCTGGCAGGCGCTGGAAAGCAGCAGCGACGAGCGCAACATGCAGGGGCCGGCGTTTGCGCTGTTCCTGCTGCTCACCGGCCAGCACCCGGACTACTGCCTCACACCCCGCCACGCCCAAGCACCCGCGCCAGCGTCTGCAGGCTGA
- a CDS encoding ABC transporter ATP-binding protein: MFRFFESRVTPYPPGEPALPPQGFMAFVWACTRGVRRPVVLMAVLSAAIAIYEAALFAVLGHLVNWLGEVAPAQLWAERRGTLALIAAMLLASVALVALQTSVKHQVLAINLPLRLRWNFHRLMLGQSMAFYADEFAGRITTKIMQTALAVRDMIFTTTDVVIGMGVYLVTILVLLAGFDARLLVPFAAWMVAYGLACWYFVPRLGQVGKAQADARSVMTGRITDAYTNIATVKLFSHTRRESEFARAAMDAFKLTGYAQMRLVSLFEIVNQALVVAMILGACGTALWLWSLGEVGAGAVAAVIAMTLRVSGHAHWVMWEMATLFESVGTIQDGINTLTRPRTVVDAPGAQPLAVTRGEVRFEDMTFAYGDGAPVIDRLNLTIRPGEKIGLIGRSGAGKSTLVNLLLRFHDVRAGRILIDGQDIAQVSQDSLRRAIGMVTQDTSLLHRSMRDNILYGRPDASEADLHQAAERAEAASFIATLTDLQGRTGYDAHVGERGVKLSGGQRQRVAIARVMLKDAPILLLDEATSALDSEVEAAIQQSLDGLMQGKTVIAIAHRLSTIAAMDRLIVMDQGRIIEEGTHAQLLGQGGVYARLWGHQSGGFLGESDDD; encoded by the coding sequence TTGTTCCGTTTTTTCGAATCCCGCGTCACCCCCTACCCTCCTGGCGAACCCGCCCTGCCACCCCAGGGCTTCATGGCCTTTGTATGGGCCTGCACACGCGGCGTGCGCCGCCCCGTGGTGCTGATGGCCGTGCTGTCGGCCGCCATCGCCATCTATGAAGCCGCCCTGTTTGCCGTGCTGGGCCACCTGGTCAACTGGCTGGGCGAAGTGGCCCCGGCCCAGTTGTGGGCCGAGCGCCGCGGCACCCTGGCGCTGATCGCCGCCATGCTGCTGGCCAGCGTGGCGCTGGTGGCCCTGCAGACCAGCGTGAAGCACCAGGTGCTGGCCATCAACCTGCCGCTGCGCCTGCGCTGGAACTTTCACCGGCTGATGCTGGGCCAGAGCATGGCGTTCTATGCCGACGAGTTTGCCGGCCGCATCACCACCAAGATCATGCAGACCGCGCTGGCCGTGCGCGACATGATCTTCACGACCACCGACGTGGTGATCGGCATGGGTGTGTACCTGGTGACCATCCTGGTGCTGCTGGCCGGGTTTGACGCGCGCCTGCTGGTGCCGTTTGCTGCGTGGATGGTGGCCTACGGCCTGGCGTGCTGGTACTTTGTGCCGCGCCTCGGGCAGGTGGGCAAGGCACAGGCCGATGCGCGCTCGGTCATGACCGGGCGCATCACCGATGCCTACACCAACATCGCCACCGTGAAGCTGTTCTCGCACACCCGGCGCGAGTCGGAATTTGCCCGGGCGGCCATGGACGCCTTCAAGCTCACGGGCTATGCGCAGATGCGGCTGGTGAGCCTGTTCGAGATCGTCAACCAGGCCCTGGTGGTGGCCATGATTCTGGGCGCCTGCGGCACTGCGCTGTGGCTGTGGTCGCTGGGCGAGGTGGGTGCGGGCGCGGTGGCGGCCGTGATCGCCATGACGCTGCGGGTGTCGGGCCACGCCCACTGGGTGATGTGGGAGATGGCCACGCTGTTCGAGAGCGTGGGCACCATCCAGGACGGCATCAACACCCTGACCCGCCCGCGCACGGTGGTGGATGCGCCGGGCGCCCAGCCGCTGGCGGTAACCCGCGGCGAGGTGCGGTTTGAGGACATGACCTTTGCCTACGGCGATGGCGCCCCGGTGATCGACCGGCTCAACCTCACCATCCGCCCGGGCGAAAAAATCGGGCTGATTGGCCGCTCGGGCGCCGGCAAGTCCACGCTGGTCAACCTGCTGCTGCGCTTTCACGACGTGCGCGCGGGCCGCATCCTGATTGACGGGCAGGACATCGCCCAGGTCTCGCAAGACAGCCTGCGCCGCGCCATCGGCATGGTCACGCAAGACACGTCATTGCTGCACCGCTCGATGCGCGACAACATCCTGTATGGCCGCCCCGATGCCAGCGAGGCCGACCTGCACCAGGCCGCCGAACGCGCCGAGGCGGCCAGCTTCATCGCCACGCTGACCGACCTGCAGGGCCGCACCGGCTACGACGCCCATGTGGGCGAGCGCGGCGTCAAGCTCTCGGGCGGGCAGCGCCAGCGGGTGGCCATAGCCCGCGTGATGCTGAAAGACGCGCCCATCCTGCTGCTCGATGAAGCCACCAGCGCGCTCGACTCCGAGGTGGAAGCCGCCATTCAGCAGAGCCTGGATGGCCTGATGCAGGGCAAGACGGTGATCGCCATCGCCCACCGCCTGTCCACCATCGCCGCCATGGACCGCCTGATCGTGATGGACCAGGGCCGCATCATCGAAGAAGGCACCCACGCCCAGCTGCTGGGCCAGGGCGGCGTGTACGCGCGGCTGTGGGGGCACCAGAGCGGAGGCTTTCTGGGCGAGAGCGACGACGACTGA
- a CDS encoding CopD family protein, whose protein sequence is MLYNLLKLTHVLSIIVWIGGMVFAHFFLRPAALQLPPPERLRLMQDVLRRFFAGVAVAIGLVLVTGLWMIGRVAKQAVQSGGSFAMPLDWTLMAALGIVMMAIFGHIRFALFKRLTRAVAASDWATGGQALASIRTWVGVNLALGVAIVAITLLM, encoded by the coding sequence ATGCTCTACAACCTGCTCAAGCTCACCCACGTCCTCTCGATCATCGTGTGGATCGGCGGAATGGTGTTTGCCCATTTCTTCCTCAGGCCCGCGGCGCTGCAGCTGCCTCCGCCCGAGCGCCTGCGGCTCATGCAGGATGTGCTGCGCCGATTCTTTGCGGGCGTTGCCGTCGCCATCGGGCTGGTGCTGGTCACCGGGCTGTGGATGATCGGCCGTGTGGCCAAGCAGGCCGTGCAGTCGGGGGGCAGCTTTGCGATGCCGCTGGACTGGACCCTGATGGCCGCCCTGGGCATCGTGATGATGGCGATCTTCGGGCATATCCGTTTTGCCCTGTTCAAGCGCCTGACGCGCGCCGTGGCTGCATCGGACTGGGCCACGGGCGGGCAGGCGCTGGCCAGCATCCGCACCTGGGTGGGCGTGAACCTGGCCCTGGGCGTGGCCATCGTGGCCATCACGCTGCTGATGTGA
- a CDS encoding sensor domain-containing protein, whose protein sequence is MQDISSLNVVDLLLDAVCMVRADSEIVFASAAFERIFGYAPAEVIGRRMLEMVHPDDRAATQDQARRVTEGDLQLQFENRYLRKDGKIAHIRWTARWLPEQQVRLAVAHDITERKRTESVHAAVHAISEAAHGAQTIPELCTRIHEIIGGLLPAPDFSVALRDPETGRLAVPYPALPAPWDPALDAARLALHHEILNSGRPLLRHDDTADSAARPQERPEAGPHALRPQCWMGVPLLTSQGATGALLLRSTDNASRYDERDLELLQFVSTQVAAAVERTQMLGHLEHLARYDHLTHLPNRQLFMDRLKMALARARSERHRLSLLFIDLDRFKSVNDSLGHAMGDLLLQRVAQRLLECVRGSDTVARLGGDEFVVLLDNGEAREHATLVAQKILASFGHPFDLEGTSVAMRPSIGVAFFPDHGADEHRLLGRADHAMYLSKKQGGNQVRVAAAPPPAAAD, encoded by the coding sequence ATGCAAGACATATCCTCTTTGAACGTCGTGGACCTGCTGCTTGATGCAGTGTGCATGGTCCGGGCCGACAGCGAAATTGTGTTCGCGAGTGCAGCCTTCGAACGCATCTTTGGTTATGCGCCCGCAGAAGTCATTGGCCGGCGCATGCTGGAGATGGTGCATCCGGACGACCGGGCCGCCACCCAGGATCAGGCGCGGCGCGTGACCGAAGGCGACCTGCAGCTGCAGTTTGAAAACCGCTACCTGCGCAAGGACGGCAAGATCGCCCACATCCGCTGGACGGCCCGATGGCTGCCAGAACAACAGGTGCGCCTTGCGGTGGCACACGACATCACCGAGCGAAAACGCACCGAATCCGTTCACGCGGCGGTCCATGCCATTTCGGAGGCCGCCCATGGCGCACAGACCATTCCCGAACTGTGTACACGCATCCACGAAATCATTGGCGGGCTGCTCCCGGCCCCCGACTTCTCGGTGGCACTGCGCGACCCTGAAACAGGGCGGCTGGCGGTGCCCTACCCGGCGCTGCCCGCACCATGGGACCCTGCGCTCGATGCAGCCCGCTTGGCGCTGCACCATGAGATCCTGAACTCGGGGCGGCCGCTGCTGCGGCACGATGACACAGCAGACAGTGCCGCCCGGCCGCAAGAGCGCCCGGAGGCAGGCCCACACGCGCTTCGCCCGCAGTGCTGGATGGGGGTGCCCCTGCTCACATCCCAGGGTGCAACGGGGGCGCTGCTGCTGCGCAGCACGGACAACGCCAGTCGATATGACGAGCGCGACCTGGAATTGCTGCAGTTCGTGTCCACCCAGGTCGCTGCCGCCGTGGAGCGCACGCAGATGCTCGGGCATCTGGAGCATCTGGCGCGCTACGACCATCTTACGCATTTGCCCAACCGCCAGCTTTTCATGGACCGCCTCAAGATGGCGCTGGCACGCGCCCGGAGCGAGCGCCATCGGCTGTCGCTGCTTTTCATTGATCTGGACCGATTCAAGTCCGTGAACGACAGCCTTGGCCATGCCATGGGCGACCTGCTGCTGCAGCGCGTAGCCCAGCGGCTGCTGGAATGCGTGCGCGGCTCGGACACCGTGGCGCGGCTGGGCGGTGACGAGTTTGTCGTGCTGCTGGACAACGGCGAGGCGCGCGAGCACGCCACGCTGGTAGCGCAAAAGATCCTGGCGTCCTTCGGCCATCCCTTCGACCTGGAGGGCACCAGTGTCGCGATGCGTCCCAGCATTGGTGTGGCGTTCTTCCCGGACCACGGCGCGGACGAACACCGTCTGCTCGGCCGCGCCGACCACGCCATGTATCTGTCCAAGAAACAAGGCGGCAATCAGGTGCGGGTGGCGGCTGCGCCACCGCCCGCCGCGGCTGACTGA